From a region of the Ardenticatena maritima genome:
- a CDS encoding adenosylcobalamin-dependent ribonucleoside-diphosphate reductase: MVQSHTPTETLETPPVPEHLLQREIPLTENARKVLEKRYLRKGLDGKPIETIHEMFWRVAWHVAAAEDVLGGDRQKWAETFFDMLTRLEFLPNSPTFTGAGTPLGQLAACFTADMRVATIDGLKRIADLQVGDLVLTHQGRFRPVTQTMQRSYNGPLYRIKVKLIGTTLEVTPEHPLLTPTGWTRVEDLRVGDKVAVGFPQGEIPAPTFDLAELPFPEEIESEATKTQVRARRPATYQHSGRQSQWCRRFITLTPEFARLCGYYVAEGTIDTEGRYVRFTLSTEEREYQRDIVNLIESTFGISPTVNDSQQGRWTNIDLYSRTIATWFQAHFGRGSAHKRLPAWLLFASREVQEEFLVGLFRGDGLFFERIYTVKGRKSPKTFRSFRITLANPGLVHQIWQMVLRLGYHAAIRPTDTTYVTPNASETAQVSMPPLQSRDLIHRIFGIELPEPDERFVRTYVTEIDGRPFFEIERIEIVPFSGTVYNCEVAEDHSYITEGIAAHNCFVLPIEDDMGKIEGGIFDTLRNAALIQQTGGGNGFSFSRLRPKGAPVHSSAGIATGPVGFLRVYDKAFGEIAQGGSRRGANMGVLRVDHPDIREFISCKAQEGELENFNISVAITDAFMEAVKNDAEFELVSPQDGSVWERVRARELFDEIVKYAHHNGEPGVLFIDAANRDNPVPHLYELEATNPCGEQWLGPYENCCLGSVNLARHLAWENGRARLDWEKLAQTVRKATRFLDDVVTANKYVPAVPELREAAERARRIGLGIMGLADVLYALRVRYGSPEGQELAAQIMEWVRYHAMLTSIELAQERGPFPAIEGSIYDPNNLKWQPPTPLEPYTHDWGRPAVEWERVVEGIKRHGIRNAAQTTIAPTGTLSTVSGVEGYGCEPVFALSYVRHVSDGDKTLDLYYFSPLFEQALTHEGVDEETRTRIKEAVALTGSCQNVEGVPEALRHVFVVASDITPEEHVRMQAALQRFVDNSISKTINFPETATVEDVAKAYFLAWELGCKGITVYVTGSREKVVLETKKTLLEKKGEKASDALKQSVPVYQAAEQQTAQRKARPRSLTGTTYFIHTPLGKAYVTVNRDEEGQPFEVFANVGKAGSDIAAVSEAIGRLISLILRLPSPMSPEKRLEEVIDQLSGIGGGRPMGFGANRVLSLPDALARVLKEDLQKHGAPVHETGNGNGSHAPTPPPSAEQPDLFRGVLNADICPDCGHASLVNEEGCRKCYSCGYSEC; encoded by the coding sequence ATGGTGCAATCGCACACGCCAACCGAAACGCTGGAAACACCGCCTGTCCCAGAACATTTGTTGCAACGCGAGATTCCGCTCACCGAAAACGCGCGCAAAGTGCTGGAAAAACGCTATTTGCGCAAAGGGCTGGACGGCAAGCCGATTGAAACCATTCATGAAATGTTCTGGCGCGTCGCCTGGCATGTGGCGGCGGCGGAAGATGTGCTGGGAGGCGACCGCCAAAAATGGGCCGAAACGTTTTTTGATATGCTGACGCGCCTGGAGTTCTTGCCCAATAGCCCCACGTTTACGGGCGCGGGAACGCCTTTGGGGCAGCTTGCGGCATGTTTCACAGCCGATATGCGCGTGGCAACCATTGATGGGCTCAAACGCATTGCCGATTTGCAAGTGGGCGATTTGGTTTTGACCCATCAAGGGCGTTTCCGTCCAGTCACACAAACAATGCAACGTTCATACAATGGCCCGCTGTATCGCATCAAGGTCAAACTGATTGGAACGACGTTAGAGGTAACACCTGAACACCCGCTTCTGACGCCAACCGGTTGGACACGCGTCGAGGATTTGCGTGTGGGGGATAAGGTAGCAGTCGGCTTCCCGCAGGGCGAAATCCCAGCGCCAACGTTCGACCTCGCTGAATTGCCGTTTCCTGAAGAAATTGAAAGCGAAGCCACTAAAACCCAAGTGCGTGCACGACGCCCTGCAACGTACCAACATTCGGGGCGTCAATCGCAATGGTGCCGGCGTTTTATCACACTCACACCAGAATTTGCACGTCTCTGTGGGTACTATGTCGCTGAAGGAACGATTGATACTGAAGGGCGTTACGTACGATTTACATTGAGCACCGAAGAACGCGAGTATCAGCGCGACATCGTGAACCTCATTGAGTCCACGTTCGGCATCTCGCCTACCGTCAACGATTCACAGCAAGGGCGCTGGACGAATATTGACCTGTACAGCCGCACCATTGCGACCTGGTTCCAGGCTCATTTCGGGCGTGGTTCGGCGCACAAGCGGCTTCCAGCCTGGCTCCTCTTTGCTTCGCGTGAGGTGCAAGAAGAGTTTCTCGTCGGTTTGTTCCGTGGAGATGGCTTGTTTTTTGAACGCATCTACACTGTCAAGGGACGGAAAAGCCCAAAGACTTTCCGATCTTTCCGTATCACGCTCGCCAATCCCGGGCTGGTACATCAAATTTGGCAAATGGTTCTTCGTCTCGGCTACCACGCGGCTATCCGCCCGACTGATACCACTTACGTCACGCCCAATGCGAGTGAAACCGCCCAAGTCAGCATGCCGCCACTCCAATCACGTGATTTGATTCATCGTATCTTTGGTATCGAACTACCAGAGCCAGATGAACGTTTTGTGCGAACATATGTCACGGAGATTGATGGGCGTCCCTTCTTTGAAATCGAACGCATTGAAATTGTTCCATTCAGCGGCACAGTCTATAACTGTGAAGTCGCCGAAGATCATTCCTACATCACCGAAGGTATCGCCGCCCACAACTGTTTCGTCCTTCCTATCGAAGACGACATGGGCAAAATCGAAGGCGGTATTTTCGACACGTTGCGCAACGCGGCGCTCATCCAGCAAACGGGGGGCGGCAATGGGTTCTCGTTTAGCCGCTTGCGCCCCAAAGGAGCGCCTGTGCATTCCAGCGCAGGCATCGCGACAGGCCCTGTGGGGTTCTTGCGGGTGTACGATAAAGCGTTCGGTGAAATCGCCCAGGGTGGCTCGCGGCGTGGCGCGAATATGGGGGTTCTGCGTGTTGACCACCCCGACATCCGCGAATTTATCTCGTGTAAAGCGCAGGAAGGCGAACTGGAAAACTTCAACATCTCCGTCGCCATCACCGACGCCTTCATGGAAGCCGTCAAGAACGACGCTGAATTCGAGTTGGTCAGTCCACAAGATGGCAGTGTGTGGGAGCGCGTGCGCGCCCGTGAGTTGTTCGACGAGATTGTGAAATACGCGCACCACAACGGCGAGCCCGGCGTGCTCTTCATTGACGCCGCCAACCGCGATAACCCGGTGCCGCATTTGTATGAGTTAGAAGCAACAAACCCATGCGGCGAACAATGGCTTGGTCCCTACGAAAACTGCTGCCTCGGCTCGGTCAATCTGGCGCGCCACCTGGCGTGGGAAAACGGCCGCGCCCGCCTCGACTGGGAGAAACTAGCGCAGACCGTCCGCAAAGCCACCCGTTTCCTTGACGATGTGGTCACCGCCAACAAGTACGTGCCGGCCGTGCCCGAACTGCGTGAAGCCGCGGAACGCGCCCGCCGTATCGGGCTGGGCATTATGGGGCTGGCGGATGTGCTCTACGCGCTGCGTGTGCGCTACGGTTCGCCCGAAGGGCAAGAACTGGCAGCGCAAATCATGGAATGGGTGCGCTACCATGCCATGCTCACCAGCATCGAACTGGCGCAAGAGCGTGGTCCCTTCCCCGCTATCGAAGGTTCCATCTACGACCCGAACAACCTCAAATGGCAGCCGCCCACGCCGCTGGAACCCTACACCCACGATTGGGGACGCCCCGCCGTCGAGTGGGAGCGCGTTGTGGAGGGCATCAAGCGGCATGGGATTCGCAACGCCGCCCAAACAACGATTGCGCCAACAGGCACGCTCAGCACGGTCAGCGGTGTGGAAGGCTACGGCTGTGAACCCGTCTTCGCGCTTTCGTACGTCCGCCACGTGAGCGACGGCGACAAGACGCTCGACCTCTACTACTTCAGCCCGTTGTTCGAGCAAGCCCTGACGCATGAAGGCGTGGACGAAGAAACCCGCACGCGCATCAAAGAAGCGGTGGCGCTGACGGGGAGTTGCCAAAACGTGGAAGGCGTCCCCGAAGCGTTGCGCCATGTCTTTGTCGTGGCGTCGGACATCACGCCCGAAGAGCACGTGCGCATGCAAGCCGCACTGCAACGTTTTGTGGACAACAGCATCTCCAAGACCATCAACTTCCCCGAAACCGCCACGGTGGAAGATGTCGCCAAAGCCTATTTCCTGGCGTGGGAACTGGGATGCAAAGGGATCACCGTCTACGTCACAGGCTCGCGCGAGAAGGTGGTGCTGGAAACCAAGAAAACCCTGCTCGAAAAGAAGGGCGAAAAGGCGAGCGACGCTCTCAAGCAAAGCGTGCCCGTTTATCAAGCCGCCGAGCAGCAGACGGCACAGCGCAAGGCGCGTCCACGCTCGCTGACAGGCACAACCTACTTCATCCATACACCACTGGGCAAAGCCTACGTGACGGTGAACCGCGACGAAGAGGGGCAACCCTTTGAAGTGTTCGCGAACGTGGGCAAAGCCGGTTCGGATATTGCGGCGGTGAGTGAAGCGATTGGGCGGCTCATCAGCCTGATTTTGCGCCTGCCCTCGCCCATGTCGCCTGAGAAGCGGCTGGAAGAAGTGATTGACCAGTTGAGCGGCATTGGCGGTGGTCGCCCCATGGGCTTTGGCGCGAACCGCGTGCTCAGCCTGCCCGATGCGCTGGCGCGCGTCCTGAAAGAAGACCTGCAAAAGCATGGCGCTCCCGTGCATGAAACGGGCAACGGCAATGGCTCACATGCGCCCACGCCGCCGCCCAGCGCCGAG
- the nrdR gene encoding transcriptional regulator NrdR codes for MKCPFCAEDQHRVIDTRSVGEGIRRRRECLACGQRFTTYERIARANLMVIKADGRREEFDQDKIFMGIKKACAKRPISIEAIDRIVNEIEAELYSLGQSEIPSKLIGEKVMERLAELDDVAYVRFASVYRRFADLDSLAEEIQRRKAQKALEAERQRQLALNL; via the coding sequence ATGAAATGCCCCTTTTGCGCAGAAGACCAACACCGCGTCATTGATACGCGCTCGGTCGGTGAAGGGATTCGCCGACGGCGCGAATGCCTGGCGTGCGGGCAGCGTTTTACGACATACGAGCGCATTGCACGCGCCAACCTCATGGTCATCAAGGCAGACGGGCGCCGTGAGGAGTTCGACCAGGACAAAATCTTCATGGGCATCAAGAAAGCCTGCGCCAAACGCCCCATCTCCATTGAAGCGATTGACCGCATCGTCAATGAAATCGAAGCCGAGTTGTACAGCCTGGGGCAATCGGAAATCCCCAGCAAGTTGATAGGCGAAAAGGTGATGGAGCGACTGGCTGAATTGGATGACGTTGCCTACGTGCGCTTCGCCAGCGTCTACCGCCGCTTTGCCGACCTCGACAGCCTCGCCGAAGAAATTCAGCGACGGAAAGCACAAAAGGCGTTGGAAGCCGAACGGCAACGCCAATTGGCGCTGAACCTGTAA
- a CDS encoding glycosyltransferase family 39 protein, whose translation MARRAQRRPTRYRLTNRQRTLLTLGWLLVLAAALRVHALNLQPLWWDEGYSIFFATEPIGRLVELTSLDIHPPLYYVLLKIWFGLVGVGALQARLLSVVLGVLAVPLMWRVARRLFGWDDAVLATALLATAPFHIYYSQEVRMYALFLLLTILAVSALVEWSETRRPVWGAVLAGALTALLYTQYYAAFIVAAIVLMWAWWRRHAAHAPSLRHLSMALGASLLAYAPWVLYAAPRLYTYVRGKVAIEADEPLTPLMFLWRHVRTFALGHLMPQQEWLAPAAAVVLGFAIVGGVYGWRTYRRQTGLLLIWFGLPFVGVFIVNLLAPFTDPRIERQLIPVLPAYLMLVVLGIQAMWRFATRPGVEPRRAITGATGMLMIPTLAMAVSLAGFYTIPRYADEDYRPLLAYIAAHQTDGDAYLWTYPWQEGYLRAYVPDRRLKSIEIPLVWSDDEAARREGVQRLYAEHPRIWFPAYQVKGRILEERLAKSLHTAGVYVWDEWYGNTRLWLMARAPQSTPQTLNLAFADGVRLTTLATSSPQVASGVGVFSMLLGLDVEATQPRAVIKAVDERGKVWGEMDVPTESPLTRVGLLIDPGTPPGSYHIELRFYRAEDGRTLDVLDPQGAPIAPAWRLADIEVVRPPHALPAEAVPATQWYRAPLGEAVELIGATVFTGTVRTGDTLPLTLFWRAQRNLERDYWVFVQAFAPNGELRAARDVPPVDGAFPTTRWRAGDLVRDPHTLRIPATGPAGEWVLQAGLYDRETGARLTTPDGQDHIILGRFTVEERPHTFTPPAVAEQMDVLFADMVVLYGVNIAWPRPDAVLHPGDTVPITLVWQPRRTPEPSLRTFVQLLDEQSRLFAVSDHLPLVPSSAWVADEYITDDHQLSIPPHVPPGTYRLVVGVYDAETGQRLRLPDGSDMLVIAHVRLETP comes from the coding sequence ATGGCACGCCGAGCACAGAGACGCCCAACGCGATACCGTCTCACGAACCGCCAGCGGACACTCCTGACACTGGGGTGGCTTCTGGTGCTTGCCGCCGCTTTGCGTGTCCATGCGCTCAATCTCCAACCGCTTTGGTGGGATGAGGGCTACTCGATCTTTTTCGCCACCGAGCCGATTGGGCGGCTGGTTGAGTTGACCTCGCTGGATATTCACCCGCCGCTCTACTACGTCCTCTTGAAAATCTGGTTTGGGTTGGTGGGCGTGGGCGCACTTCAAGCCCGCTTGCTCAGTGTGGTGCTGGGCGTGCTGGCGGTGCCGCTGATGTGGCGTGTCGCGCGGCGCCTTTTTGGCTGGGATGATGCGGTGCTGGCAACGGCGCTTCTGGCAACCGCCCCCTTTCACATTTACTACTCCCAAGAAGTGCGCATGTACGCCCTCTTTTTGCTGCTCACCATCCTCGCCGTCTCTGCGCTGGTTGAATGGAGTGAAACGCGCCGCCCTGTTTGGGGGGCGGTGCTCGCCGGCGCGCTGACCGCCTTACTCTACACCCAGTACTACGCCGCGTTCATCGTCGCCGCGATTGTGCTGATGTGGGCGTGGTGGCGTCGGCATGCCGCACACGCGCCCTCACTGCGCCATTTGAGCATGGCGCTGGGGGCGAGCCTGCTCGCTTATGCGCCCTGGGTGCTCTATGCCGCGCCGCGTCTCTATACCTACGTGCGCGGCAAAGTCGCCATCGAAGCCGATGAGCCGCTGACGCCCCTCATGTTCCTCTGGCGGCATGTGCGCACGTTTGCATTGGGACATCTCATGCCGCAGCAGGAATGGCTTGCACCGGCGGCCGCTGTGGTGCTGGGCTTTGCCATCGTCGGAGGCGTGTATGGCTGGCGTACCTATCGCCGCCAGACCGGGCTTCTGCTCATCTGGTTTGGTTTGCCGTTCGTGGGGGTTTTCATCGTCAACCTGCTGGCTCCATTCACAGACCCACGCATTGAGCGCCAGTTGATTCCCGTTTTGCCCGCCTATCTCATGCTGGTGGTGCTGGGAATTCAAGCCATGTGGCGCTTTGCCACGCGCCCCGGTGTTGAACCACGCCGCGCCATTACCGGCGCCACCGGCATGCTCATGATTCCGACCCTGGCCATGGCGGTTAGCCTTGCGGGCTTCTACACCATTCCGCGTTACGCGGATGAAGACTACCGCCCGCTTCTGGCCTACATCGCCGCACATCAGACCGATGGCGACGCCTACCTCTGGACGTACCCCTGGCAAGAAGGCTACTTGCGCGCCTATGTGCCCGACCGCCGCTTGAAGAGTATCGAAATTCCGCTGGTGTGGTCGGATGATGAAGCCGCACGACGGGAAGGCGTGCAACGCCTCTATGCGGAACATCCGCGCATTTGGTTTCCCGCTTATCAGGTCAAGGGGCGCATTTTGGAAGAGCGCCTCGCCAAAAGCCTGCACACCGCGGGCGTCTATGTGTGGGATGAATGGTATGGCAACACACGTCTCTGGCTGATGGCGCGTGCGCCTCAATCCACCCCGCAGACGCTCAACCTTGCCTTTGCCGATGGCGTGCGGTTGACCACGTTGGCGACATCGTCTCCCCAGGTGGCTTCCGGTGTGGGGGTCTTTTCCATGCTTTTGGGGCTGGACGTGGAAGCTACCCAACCGCGTGCCGTCATCAAAGCAGTGGATGAGCGCGGCAAGGTCTGGGGCGAGATGGACGTTCCCACCGAGTCGCCGCTGACGCGCGTCGGATTGCTGATTGACCCCGGCACACCGCCCGGCTCCTACCACATCGAACTGCGCTTCTACCGTGCCGAAGATGGGCGCACGCTCGACGTACTCGACCCGCAGGGCGCACCAATCGCCCCCGCCTGGCGTCTCGCCGACATTGAGGTTGTGCGCCCCCCGCACGCCCTTCCCGCCGAAGCCGTGCCCGCCACCCAGTGGTATCGGGCGCCGTTGGGCGAGGCGGTGGAACTGATTGGCGCCACGGTCTTTACCGGCACCGTGCGCACGGGCGATACCTTGCCGCTCACGCTCTTCTGGCGTGCCCAGCGCAATCTCGAACGCGACTACTGGGTGTTTGTGCAAGCCTTTGCCCCCAACGGCGAACTGCGCGCCGCCCGCGACGTGCCGCCGGTGGATGGCGCTTTCCCCACCACACGCTGGCGCGCCGGCGACCTGGTGCGCGACCCGCATACCTTGCGCATTCCCGCCACGGGCCCCGCCGGCGAGTGGGTTTTGCAGGCGGGATTGTATGACCGCGAAACCGGCGCACGCCTCACGACGCCCGACGGCCAAGACCACATCATCCTGGGGCGCTTTACGGTTGAAGAACGCCCGCACACCTTCACGCCGCCCGCCGTGGCGGAGCAGATGGACGTGCTTTTTGCCGATATGGTCGTGCTCTACGGTGTCAACATTGCCTGGCCCCGCCCCGACGCCGTTCTGCACCCCGGCGACACGGTGCCCATCACGCTGGTGTGGCAGCCGCGCCGCACACCTGAACCATCGTTGCGCACCTTTGTCCAACTGTTGGACGAGCAAAGCCGACTTTTTGCCGTGAGCGACCATCTGCCGCTTGTGCCTTCTTCGGCGTGGGTGGCGGACGAATACATCACCGATGACCATCAACTGAGCATACCGCCGCATGTGCCCCCCGGTACGTATCGCCTTGTCGTCGGCGTGTACGACGCCGAAACCGGGCAACGTTTGCGCCTTCCTGATGGCAGCGATATGCTGGTGATTGCCCACGTGCGTCTCGAAACCCCGTGA
- a CDS encoding electron transfer flavoprotein subunit beta/FixA family protein: MRIIIPMKRVPDTADPVTVRDGRVDLAAVQTWAIGPNEEYAIEEALRLVEKLGEGTVTLLNIGPEEAQETIRKGLAMGAHDAYQCQDEAFENLDALGRARVLAAAIEKIGEYDIIWGGMQSSDTNDAQTTIMLAELLDLPHVSAVMTVEEVGDGYIIVRAEAEGGVKKVKVPTPCVLAEAQGPNEPRYPSLRGIMGAKKKPLTVWNADDLGVDTDELQPLVEVVTLEPPPARTAGRILEGEPEEVVRELVRLLHEEAKVI; the protein is encoded by the coding sequence ATGAGAATCATCATTCCGATGAAGCGCGTGCCCGATACAGCGGACCCCGTGACGGTGCGCGATGGGCGCGTGGACCTCGCAGCCGTGCAAACATGGGCAATTGGTCCCAACGAAGAGTACGCCATTGAAGAAGCCTTGCGTCTGGTCGAAAAACTGGGCGAAGGCACCGTGACGCTGCTCAACATTGGCCCCGAAGAAGCCCAGGAAACAATTCGCAAGGGGCTTGCCATGGGCGCCCACGACGCCTACCAGTGCCAGGATGAAGCCTTTGAAAACCTGGACGCACTGGGGCGGGCGCGCGTGCTGGCCGCCGCAATCGAAAAAATTGGCGAGTATGACATCATTTGGGGCGGTATGCAATCGTCCGACACGAACGACGCCCAAACCACCATCATGCTCGCCGAACTGCTTGATTTGCCGCATGTCTCGGCGGTGATGACCGTCGAAGAAGTGGGCGACGGCTACATTATCGTGCGTGCCGAAGCCGAAGGCGGCGTGAAGAAGGTGAAAGTGCCCACGCCCTGCGTCCTCGCCGAAGCGCAGGGACCCAACGAACCCCGCTACCCCAGCCTGCGCGGCATTATGGGTGCGAAGAAGAAACCGCTCACCGTCTGGAACGCCGACGACCTTGGCGTGGACACTGACGAACTGCAACCACTCGTTGAAGTGGTAACACTCGAACCGCCGCCGGCGCGTACCGCTGGTCGCATTCTCGAAGGCGAACCCGAAGAAGTGGTGCGCGAACTGGTGCGCCTGCTGCACGAAGAAGCCAAAGTCATCTAA
- a CDS encoding electron transfer flavoprotein subunit alpha/FixB family protein, whose product MAETVLVVAELADGKPKKITYEMLTAAREVADELDYEVAVLAIGNELDADGLAETFGARGADVLFVADDEGLAEYAVEPYAAILAQLIEDEEPALVLFGFTPTGRDLAPRVAARVKAGLATDITGLRVEDDDILFIRPMYSGQAIATVKIASDVKMATVRPNTWPVAQPGDGDAADVEELDVDDLPEPRTEVLEVEVSKSERPELTEASIVVSGGRGVGGPENFKIIEELADLLGAAVGTTRAVVDAGWRPYEEQVGQTGKTVSPQLYFAIGISGAIQHISGMRTSKYIVAINKDPEAPIFKIADYGIVGDLHKIVPLLIEEIKKLKEAEA is encoded by the coding sequence ATGGCAGAAACAGTGCTGGTTGTGGCCGAACTGGCGGACGGGAAGCCGAAGAAGATTACCTACGAAATGCTGACAGCCGCTCGCGAAGTGGCTGATGAACTCGATTACGAAGTGGCGGTGCTCGCCATTGGCAACGAACTGGACGCCGACGGCCTGGCTGAAACCTTTGGGGCGCGCGGCGCTGACGTGTTGTTCGTTGCCGATGACGAAGGGCTGGCTGAGTACGCCGTCGAACCGTATGCCGCGATTCTCGCGCAACTCATCGAAGATGAAGAGCCCGCCTTGGTCTTGTTTGGCTTCACCCCCACCGGGCGCGACCTTGCGCCTCGCGTGGCGGCGCGTGTGAAAGCCGGCCTGGCGACCGACATCACCGGCTTGCGCGTGGAAGACGACGACATCCTCTTCATCCGCCCCATGTACTCCGGGCAGGCGATTGCCACCGTCAAGATTGCTAGCGACGTGAAGATGGCAACCGTGCGTCCCAACACCTGGCCTGTCGCCCAGCCCGGTGATGGTGACGCCGCCGATGTTGAAGAACTCGACGTGGACGACTTGCCCGAACCACGCACCGAAGTGCTCGAAGTGGAAGTCTCGAAGAGCGAACGCCCTGAACTCACCGAAGCCTCAATCGTGGTGTCTGGTGGGCGTGGCGTCGGCGGTCCTGAAAACTTCAAGATTATCGAAGAACTGGCCGACCTGCTCGGCGCAGCTGTCGGGACAACCCGCGCTGTGGTGGACGCCGGCTGGCGCCCCTACGAAGAACAGGTGGGGCAGACCGGGAAGACGGTCTCGCCGCAACTCTACTTCGCTATCGGCATCAGCGGCGCGATTCAGCACATCTCCGGTATGCGCACCAGCAAGTACATCGTGGCCATCAACAAAGACCCCGAAGCGCCCATCTTCAAAATCGCCGATTACGGCATTGTGGGCGACCTGCACAAGATCGTGCCGTTGCTCATTGAGGAAATCAAGAAACTCAAAGAAGCCGAAGCGTAA
- the ligD gene encoding non-homologous end-joining DNA ligase, with the protein MTTRSVEVDGRTIEVPRWDKVLFPDDGLTKGDLVCYYQRIAPTMLPHVRGRLVSLQRFPNGIAEAGFFQKEAPDYFPDWMPRWSVYVHEDERHQPQVYLDTAATLVYLAAQATITPHVWLSRVPHITRPDRLIFDLDPPEGASFEVVRRAALDLRATLQQLDVPAFAMTTGSRGLHVVVPLQADAVFEETRALARAIAEHLARQFPERYTTALRREERRGRLFLDYLRNAYGQTTVAPYAVRARPGAPVATPLDWRDVQRPDMHAQRFTVRTIFRRLAQKPDPWREIDRRAVSVRSLHNALQRHGINPSPEDERR; encoded by the coding sequence ATGACCACGCGCAGTGTGGAAGTTGACGGGCGCACAATCGAAGTGCCGCGTTGGGACAAGGTGCTCTTTCCCGATGATGGGCTGACCAAGGGCGATCTGGTCTGCTATTACCAGCGTATCGCCCCGACCATGTTGCCGCATGTGCGTGGTCGCCTCGTCTCTCTACAACGCTTCCCCAATGGCATTGCCGAAGCGGGCTTTTTCCAGAAAGAAGCCCCCGACTACTTTCCCGACTGGATGCCCCGCTGGTCTGTCTATGTGCATGAAGATGAGCGCCACCAGCCCCAAGTCTATCTCGATACCGCCGCGACGCTTGTGTACCTGGCGGCGCAAGCCACCATCACCCCCCATGTGTGGCTGAGCCGTGTGCCGCACATCACGCGCCCCGACCGTCTCATTTTCGACCTCGACCCACCCGAAGGCGCGTCGTTTGAGGTGGTGCGCCGCGCCGCGCTCGACTTGCGCGCTACATTGCAGCAACTCGACGTCCCCGCGTTTGCCATGACAACCGGCTCGCGCGGTTTGCATGTCGTGGTGCCGCTCCAAGCCGACGCCGTGTTTGAAGAAACACGCGCACTGGCGCGCGCCATTGCTGAACACCTGGCGCGGCAATTCCCTGAACGCTACACCACCGCCCTGCGGCGTGAAGAACGCCGGGGGCGGCTCTTCCTCGATTACCTGCGCAACGCCTACGGGCAAACCACCGTCGCCCCGTACGCCGTTCGGGCGCGTCCTGGTGCACCGGTTGCCACACCGCTTGACTGGCGCGACGTGCAACGTCCCGACATGCACGCCCAACGGTTCACCGTGCGCACCATTTTTCGCCGCCTGGCGCAAAAACCCGACCCCTGGCGGGAGATAGACCGCCGGGCGGTTTCAGTGCGTTCCTTGCACAACGCCCTTCAGCGCCACGGTATCAATCCTAGCCCAGAGGATGAGAGACGATGA